AACGCTGACGCATTAATGTTCATCCCAGACGAGGAGACGGTAAATTACATAAAGAATATGAGAGAACAAGAGCCTGCATTAATTACTCCAGATAAGGAAGCAAAGTACTCTGATGAGTACACAATAGAGTTGAATAAACTAGAACCACTAGTTGCTGCACCTTACAGTGTAGACAACGTGAAAGCAGTTACAGAAGTTGAAGGAAAAGAAGTAGATCAAGTATTCATAGGCTCATGCACTAACGGAAGGCTAAGCGATATAGAGATTGCGGCAAAAATTCTGAAAGGGAAGAAAGTAAAAACTAGGTGTATAGCAATTCCAGCATCTTATGAAATGTTCAAGAGGGCAATGAACTTAGGTTATATAGAGACCTTGGTAAATGCTGGTTGTATAGTAACTTACGGAACTTGTGGACCTTGCTTAGGAGGTCACTTCGGAGTTGCAGGCCCAGGAGAGACGATTGTCTCTACAAGTAATAGAAATTTCAGAGGGAGAATGGGTAGTAATGACTCTCAAGTTTATTTAGCAAACCCAGCAGTTGCAGCTATAACTGCAGCCGAAGGAAAAATAACTGACCCGAGGTCGATAGCATGATAGTTGAAGGAAAAGTTATGAAATTCGGAGATAAGATTGATACAGACGTTATAATCCCTGCTAGATACCTAAAGTACACGGATCCACAGTATTTAGCTCAACATGCGATGGAGCCCTTAGATCCTGAGTTTTACAAGAAAGCCTCTGCAGGAGTAGTAATAGTTGCAGGAAAAGTTTTCGGAATGGGTTCATCCAGAGAACAAGCAGCAATAGCATTAAAGGGAGCGGGAGTTAAGGCAATAATAGCTGAGAGCTTTGCCAGAATATTTTACAGGAATGCAATAAATAACGGTTTACCTGTCATTACGTTAAAAGACGCACCGAAGCTGATAGACGAAGGTGAAATAGTGAAAATAAACGTTGAGACTGGAGAAATAGAAGTAAACGGAAGAAAATACCAAGGTAAGGGAATAAGTGGAATGGCTTTAGAAATTCTAAAATCAGGAGGAATAATGGAGTACTTAAAGGCGGGGAGTTTCTAAATCCTTGCTGAGTTCAATTTTTCCGCAAATTTTTCGTTAGGTTTATTTCCCCATTTATTATCAAAGACGACCTCCGATAAAGGTAACCTGAAATTCCAACCTTTTTCCTCAAGTTCCGGCTTTTCTGGAAATCTTGTTACGTAACCTAATGCTAAGTATGCTATAAATTCAACCTCTGGAGGTATTCCTAGTATTTCTTTTATCTTATTCTTGTCAAGAAAGCTTACCCATCCCATTCCTAAATTTTCTGCCCTTGCGGCTAACCAAAGGTTTTCTATCGCTAAAACCGTACTGTAATTACATGTTTCCGGCATAGTTATTCTTCCCAGGACGTGAGGACCGAACCTTGAAGGGTCACAAGTAACTGCAATATTTACTGGAGCCTCCATTATTCCTTCTATCTTAATAGTGTCGAAGAGCTTCCTCATCAAGGAGTTCTCTATACCTTTCCCTCTGCCTTTCAGCTTCTTCCTTAACTTTTCTTTTTATATTCTCATCTTTAATTATGATAAAATTCCAAGGCTGAGAATAGCCTACAGAAGGACCTAAATGTGCTGCCAACAGTATCTTAGCTAAAACCTCGTCTGGTATTGAATCCGGTTTAAAGTAACTCCTTATGTCTCTTCTGCCTTTAATTGCCTCATAGATATCCATATGGTTAGCTTAACCAGAAGGTTAAAAATTTTAATGAAAATGAAGAATTTCCTCTATTCTTTTAACATCTTTTACAAAAATTCTTACTTCATTCTCGTTCATGATATAGTTGTGGAAGCAATCTACGTGTAACTTCCAAGCAGATCTCCATACATCTCTTAAACAAGGAAATTTTTTAGACTGCTTAAATAAGTCTTTTGAATCCCATCTTTGTAAGTTAAGTTTAGATAGATATTTTACAAGATCCTCTGCGGCTTTATAATATTTCTCACAAGCTTGAACAACATCACCCTTCTCCAAAAGATCATCAGCCTCTTCCAAGTATTTAAGAATCATTTCTTTTGTCGGCGAGATATACAATGTTTTTCACATCTTTCATATATTCCTCTACAAGCTCTTTATCCATGTATTCTCTAGCAGTTAGGAACATTATTGCAGTAGCCCAATACTTTACTATTTCCTCACCTAAAAACTTGGAAAGTAAATAAACAGCATTCTCTAATGATACAGGATCTCTATTTTTTATTTCAATTTTATATCCATAAGAAAGTATAATTATTGCTTCTTCAGCTGCTTTATAATACTTCTCACAAGCTTGAACAACATCACCCTTCTCCAAAAGATCACCAGCCTCTTCCAAGTAAACATCTGCAGAAGTCTTAGGTTTTAGCATCAATATTAAATTACCTCTGGAGTTAAAAGGAATTCTATACTATATCTTACAGTCAGCAAGTCTCCTAATTACTTCTTCCACAGTTATACAAAATAAGTGAGTAAAAGACTCTTTATCATCTGTATTACCAAAGCCTCCTATCCCTGGAAGATATGCAAGTGTTCTCACTATCTCTTTCTCAGGAATAGGTAAAATTAGAACACCTAGAGGAGTACACGTAGACGAAAGATAATCAACATGCCAGTGCTTTTTCTCCTTCTTTTCTGACATATGCCTTGATATCCTCTTATCGCAATGAACTCCGCAAGATCCTACGTATGCATAATACCCCTTCTTTAGTCTAAATTCCTTTTTTCCTACCTCAAGATTTACGTCATCTTGACAGTAAAAGAATGCCACATAACCTTTATACTTTCCCACATAATGTCAATTTATGAAAAGAGTTTTAAGAATTCCTAGGTTTACAAAAGACGGAAAACCTAAAACCCTTGAATTGCTAGTAGACTCTGCTTCAATTAACGATAAAGGATTTGCACAAGAGGCTAAATTTCTCCTAGTAATAGGAGACGGAAACAATAGAGTAGCCTTTCAGTTGTCTACTGCTGAAGCTTCCTTACTTTATCATAGGTTGAGATATGCGTTAGATGAAGCTTCAAAAGAGTATATAGAAATGGAGGAGAAAAGCAAGAAGAATTACGTAGAAAAGAAAAGTGGAGGAAGTAAAAAATCGGAAGAAGAAGATTTCTCTGATTTAATGGACGAAGAGTAAGAAAATAGGTAAAAAATCAATTTAAAAAATAAATTAACTTTAAATCCTTTCTAATATCTTGTAGGTTACTAATCTTAATACGTTCATAATTACTTGGGATGAAGGAGGATCTGTCGGGTCAATACTGCTAAATGATTGCTTAACGTAAACATAGTAGCCGTTAAGATTTACAGTACTGTTCTGTAGTCCTTCAGCAGAGAAACTCTCTTCAAATCCTTTACCGTTGACGAGCCAGATTGAAGTTAAGTTC
This genomic interval from Acidianus sp. HS-5 contains the following:
- a CDS encoding 3-isopropylmalate dehydratase small subunit, with translation MIVEGKVMKFGDKIDTDVIIPARYLKYTDPQYLAQHAMEPLDPEFYKKASAGVVIVAGKVFGMGSSREQAAIALKGAGVKAIIAESFARIFYRNAINNGLPVITLKDAPKLIDEGEIVKINVETGEIEVNGRKYQGKGISGMALEILKSGGIMEYLKAGSF
- a CDS encoding PaREP1 family protein, which encodes MILKYLEEADDLLEKGDVVQACEKYYKAAEDLVKYLSKLNLQRWDSKDLFKQSKKFPCLRDVWRSAWKLHVDCFHNYIMNENEVRIFVKDVKRIEEILHFH
- a CDS encoding PaREP1 family protein — translated: MLKPKTSADVYLEEAGDLLEKGDVVQACEKYYKAAEEAIIILSYGYKIEIKNRDPVSLENAVYLLSKFLGEEIVKYWATAIMFLTAREYMDKELVEEYMKDVKNIVYLADKRNDS
- a CDS encoding DUF123 domain-containing protein, with translation MGKYKGYVAFFYCQDDVNLEVGKKEFRLKKGYYAYVGSCGVHCDKRISRHMSEKKEKKHWHVDYLSSTCTPLGVLILPIPEKEIVRTLAYLPGIGGFGNTDDKESFTHLFCITVEEVIRRLADCKI